A window of Chaetodon auriga isolate fChaAug3 chromosome 2, fChaAug3.hap1, whole genome shotgun sequence contains these coding sequences:
- the terf2ip gene encoding telomeric repeat-binding factor 2-interacting protein 1 isoform X1, with translation MASKQQDVAKLNISPVLFMAVDGEPMSFFLRPGPVKRKLQPLIKAGGGMLCNIQQPGAILLIDPEERGSLAENAAHRYVSIQYIHDCIEKDEQLNLEDYRLNPEVVPRHSARLNNNKESCPGGRVAYTTEDDAAILSYVSEHKAETGGNRLWQEMEKQRVTSHSWQSMKYRYRVRLAKKQSEAVEVPTTEGETKVEGNEGTDAEKPSSSEDAASPQTHPTESDLTQIDQPIPAEHTQPEIVEAQTSICPQGEEQHVSPQTSKQPADGAQVETVEADTSDSPQPEGACSDPPTDAHPIPAESTEPETDAPQTIISPQKESLPEDSPPAPPNSLPDSSSQKKPKEKQKSSPRLEQPQRRSTRRQLQLEDSASPEPYGKKLRSSLSSAEQPSTSPQPLKKTKSAHISALQKDTTDDEEPSKRAEGKSAAESKQETSGQDAVSETTRAETESNPMPQKGEKKKEKRKLGILELATKEFEDESESGEDEASDLQNPTETATAQPTSTEPRLQTPDTAASAQAGPERGPGLQEKVPEAQASSSNRPPPTGCPEPAATEPAAVSAASKAHLFIFDSESQEEGSQSMFGDSTAAPANLQPTVNKDAAFSLTQVQLEEDKQRITELMRETKQDLVSVTKALLKTSGDFSAALDLLLNPFAVSGPFWKRSDDGLLLSGDPVVRQQLQERYGEEKVAKRVMFLELEG, from the exons ATGGCGTCCAAACAGCAGGATGTGGCCAAGCTGAACATCTCCCCAGTTCTGTTCATGGCAGTGGACGGTGAGCCCATGTCCTTCTTCCTGCGGCCGGGTCCTGTTAAACGTAAACTCCAGCCGCTCATCAAAGCTGGAGGAGGGATGCTGTGCAATATCCAGCAGCCGGGGGCAATCCTGCTCATTGACCCGGAGGAAAGAGGCTCTCTCGCTGAAAATGCTGCTCACAG gtACGTGTCCATTCAGTACATTCACGACTGCATTGAGAAGGATGAGCAGCTGAACTTAGAGGACTACAGATTAAACCCTGAGGTGGTCCCGAGACACTCTGCTCGACTCAACAATAACAAAGAGAGCTGTCCTGGAG GCAGGGTTGCCTACACAACAGAAGATGACGCTGCCATTTTGAGTTATGTCAGCGAGCACAAGGCAGAGACCGGGGGGAACCGGCTTTGGCAAGAGATGGAGAAGCAGCGTGTGACCAGTCACAGCTGGCAGTCAATGAAATACCGTTATAGAGTACGCCTGGCAAAGAAACAGTCAGAGGCTGTGGAGGTGCCaaccacagagggagagacCAAG GTGGAAGGAAACGAAGGGACAGATGCTGAAAAACCCTCCAGTTCAGAAGACGCTGCTTCTCCTCAGACACATCCGACAGAATCTGATCTAACGCAG ATAGATCAGCCTATaccagctgaacacacacaaccagaaaTTGtagaagctcaaacatccatcTGTCCCCAAGGAGAGGAGCAACATGTGAGCCCACAGACGAGCAAACAACCAGCTGACGGCGCTCAAGTAGAGACTGTAGAAGCTGACACGTCTGACTCCCCCCAACCTGAGGGAGCTTGTTCGGACCCACCGACAGATGCTCATCCCATTCCTGCTGAGAGCACCGAGCCAGAAACAGATGCACCACAAACAATCATCTCTCCACAAAAAGAAAGCTTGCCAGAGGACTCGCCTCCAGCGCCGCCCAACTCCCTGCCCGACTCCTCTTCTCAGAAGAAGccaaaagagaagcagaagtcCTCCCCCAGGCTGGAGCAGCCGCAGCGTCGATCGACGCGCAGGCAGCTTCAGCTGGAGGATTCAGCATCGCCTGAACCGTATGGCAAAAAGCTCAGATCGTCATTAAGTTCTGCTGAGCAACCGTCAACATCTCCCCAGCCCTTGAAGAAAACTAAATCAGCCCATATATCTGCTCTTCAAAAAGACACAACAGATGACGAGGAGCCTTCTAAGAGAGCCGAAGGAAAGAGTGCAGCAGAGAGTAAACAGGAGACGAGTGGACAAGATGCCGTCTCTGAAACAACACGAGCGG aaacaGAATCTAATCCAATGCcacagaaaggagagaagaaaaaagaaaagagaaagttgGGGATTCTGGAGTTGGCTACAAAGGAGTTTGAAGATGAAAGTGAG TCCGGTGAGGACGAAGCTTCAGATCTCCAAAACCCAACTGAAACAGCGACCGCGCAGCCCACATCGACCGAACCCCGGCTCCAGACTCCAGACACAGCAGCTTCCGCGCAGGCCGGCCCTGAACGTGGACCCGGCCTCCAGGAGAAGGTCCCAGAGGCGCAGGCCTCCAGTAGCAACCGCCCGCCACCAACAGGCTGCCCTGAGCCCGCAGCCACCGAGCCTGCAGCCGTCAGTGCAGCCTCCAAGGCCCACCTGTTCATATTCGACAGTGAGTCTCAGGAGGAAGGCTCTCAGTCCATGTTTGGTGACAgtacagcagctccagccaacCTCCAGCCAACAGTGAACAAAGACGCTGCTTTTTCACTGACTCaggtgcagctggaggaggacaagCAGCGAATCACAGAGCTGATGAGGGAGACAAAGCAG GACTTAGTCAGTGTGACCAAAGCGCTGTTGAAGACCAGCGGAGACTTCTCTGCCGCTCTGGATCTGCTTTTGAACCCCTTCGCAGTTTCAGGACCATTTTGGAAACGCAGTGACGACGGCCTTTTGCTCTCAGGTGATCCTGTTGTccgacagcagctgcaggagagatACGGTGAGGAGAAGGTGGCCAAAAGAGTCATGTTCCTCGAGCTCGAGgggtga
- the terf2ip gene encoding telomeric repeat-binding factor 2-interacting protein 1 isoform X2 produces the protein MASKQQDVAKLNISPVLFMAVDGEPMSFFLRPGPVKRKLQPLIKAGGGMLCNIQQPGAILLIDPEERGSLAENAAHRYVSIQYIHDCIEKDEQLNLEDYRLNPEVVPRHSARLNNNKESCPGGRVAYTTEDDAAILSYVSEHKAETGGNRLWQEMEKQRVTSHSWQSMKYRYRVRLAKKQSEAVEVPTTEGETKVEGNEGTDAEKPSSSEDAASPQTHPTESDLTQIDQPIPAEHTQPEIVEAQTSICPQGEEQHVSPQTSKQPADGAQVETVEADTSDSPQPEGACSDPPTDAHPIPAESTEPETDAPQTIISPQKESLPEDSPPAPPNSLPDSSSQKKPKEKQKSSPRLEQPQRRSTRRQLQLEDSASPEPYGKKLRSSLSSAEQPSTSPQPLKKTKSAHISALQKDTTDDEEPSKRAEGKSAAESKQETSGQDAVSETTRAESNPMPQKGEKKKEKRKLGILELATKEFEDESESGEDEASDLQNPTETATAQPTSTEPRLQTPDTAASAQAGPERGPGLQEKVPEAQASSSNRPPPTGCPEPAATEPAAVSAASKAHLFIFDSESQEEGSQSMFGDSTAAPANLQPTVNKDAAFSLTQVQLEEDKQRITELMRETKQDLVSVTKALLKTSGDFSAALDLLLNPFAVSGPFWKRSDDGLLLSGDPVVRQQLQERYGEEKVAKRVMFLELEG, from the exons ATGGCGTCCAAACAGCAGGATGTGGCCAAGCTGAACATCTCCCCAGTTCTGTTCATGGCAGTGGACGGTGAGCCCATGTCCTTCTTCCTGCGGCCGGGTCCTGTTAAACGTAAACTCCAGCCGCTCATCAAAGCTGGAGGAGGGATGCTGTGCAATATCCAGCAGCCGGGGGCAATCCTGCTCATTGACCCGGAGGAAAGAGGCTCTCTCGCTGAAAATGCTGCTCACAG gtACGTGTCCATTCAGTACATTCACGACTGCATTGAGAAGGATGAGCAGCTGAACTTAGAGGACTACAGATTAAACCCTGAGGTGGTCCCGAGACACTCTGCTCGACTCAACAATAACAAAGAGAGCTGTCCTGGAG GCAGGGTTGCCTACACAACAGAAGATGACGCTGCCATTTTGAGTTATGTCAGCGAGCACAAGGCAGAGACCGGGGGGAACCGGCTTTGGCAAGAGATGGAGAAGCAGCGTGTGACCAGTCACAGCTGGCAGTCAATGAAATACCGTTATAGAGTACGCCTGGCAAAGAAACAGTCAGAGGCTGTGGAGGTGCCaaccacagagggagagacCAAG GTGGAAGGAAACGAAGGGACAGATGCTGAAAAACCCTCCAGTTCAGAAGACGCTGCTTCTCCTCAGACACATCCGACAGAATCTGATCTAACGCAG ATAGATCAGCCTATaccagctgaacacacacaaccagaaaTTGtagaagctcaaacatccatcTGTCCCCAAGGAGAGGAGCAACATGTGAGCCCACAGACGAGCAAACAACCAGCTGACGGCGCTCAAGTAGAGACTGTAGAAGCTGACACGTCTGACTCCCCCCAACCTGAGGGAGCTTGTTCGGACCCACCGACAGATGCTCATCCCATTCCTGCTGAGAGCACCGAGCCAGAAACAGATGCACCACAAACAATCATCTCTCCACAAAAAGAAAGCTTGCCAGAGGACTCGCCTCCAGCGCCGCCCAACTCCCTGCCCGACTCCTCTTCTCAGAAGAAGccaaaagagaagcagaagtcCTCCCCCAGGCTGGAGCAGCCGCAGCGTCGATCGACGCGCAGGCAGCTTCAGCTGGAGGATTCAGCATCGCCTGAACCGTATGGCAAAAAGCTCAGATCGTCATTAAGTTCTGCTGAGCAACCGTCAACATCTCCCCAGCCCTTGAAGAAAACTAAATCAGCCCATATATCTGCTCTTCAAAAAGACACAACAGATGACGAGGAGCCTTCTAAGAGAGCCGAAGGAAAGAGTGCAGCAGAGAGTAAACAGGAGACGAGTGGACAAGATGCCGTCTCTGAAACAACACGAGCGG AATCTAATCCAATGCcacagaaaggagagaagaaaaaagaaaagagaaagttgGGGATTCTGGAGTTGGCTACAAAGGAGTTTGAAGATGAAAGTGAG TCCGGTGAGGACGAAGCTTCAGATCTCCAAAACCCAACTGAAACAGCGACCGCGCAGCCCACATCGACCGAACCCCGGCTCCAGACTCCAGACACAGCAGCTTCCGCGCAGGCCGGCCCTGAACGTGGACCCGGCCTCCAGGAGAAGGTCCCAGAGGCGCAGGCCTCCAGTAGCAACCGCCCGCCACCAACAGGCTGCCCTGAGCCCGCAGCCACCGAGCCTGCAGCCGTCAGTGCAGCCTCCAAGGCCCACCTGTTCATATTCGACAGTGAGTCTCAGGAGGAAGGCTCTCAGTCCATGTTTGGTGACAgtacagcagctccagccaacCTCCAGCCAACAGTGAACAAAGACGCTGCTTTTTCACTGACTCaggtgcagctggaggaggacaagCAGCGAATCACAGAGCTGATGAGGGAGACAAAGCAG GACTTAGTCAGTGTGACCAAAGCGCTGTTGAAGACCAGCGGAGACTTCTCTGCCGCTCTGGATCTGCTTTTGAACCCCTTCGCAGTTTCAGGACCATTTTGGAAACGCAGTGACGACGGCCTTTTGCTCTCAGGTGATCCTGTTGTccgacagcagctgcaggagagatACGGTGAGGAGAAGGTGGCCAAAAGAGTCATGTTCCTCGAGCTCGAGgggtga